The Petrocella atlantisensis genome has a window encoding:
- a CDS encoding ABC transporter substrate-binding protein, with translation MKIHKYTGLFVFIIFVILVGSGCEKDGREHIEEVVTDAVNEKQYLGEIAFRIPWPAYSGRGVAIQKIVEKYNLNNTTDYKISVVGGDENLSLIHADLLEDTKTMVYLLPYRYVQYFGELGLLEDLTYSKKPYEDYFFEELWSLATIEDKVFGVPFLGHAMGLIYNRNLLNQAEVDPASIVDLETLLVALEQIESNTEANGIGLVGADHNDVSWMVNQFIYGFGGQLVDVEGTKVMINSEASKRALSFYKNDLGRYAQETWTDDNGEDVMAYFRQGKIAFEIQGPWGITDIWKNQEPFETGVIPLTDIGIYPEVGPMMISVDQKMDDSMKVAIRPFVEFLISREGQKLILKGEYSPEHDRYYPFRLPIRRDMIDRGYMEDYPEFYGFLSGLDQPSVDVPVPKWQRIKDHYYESGLHDVMKEKITIEAFLTWIETEGNIVLNDANKGGNK, from the coding sequence GTGAAAATACATAAATATACGGGTTTATTTGTATTCATTATATTTGTAATTCTAGTGGGTTCCGGTTGTGAAAAAGATGGTCGGGAACACATAGAAGAAGTCGTCACAGATGCGGTAAATGAAAAGCAATATCTAGGGGAGATTGCTTTTCGTATTCCTTGGCCAGCCTATTCAGGTCGTGGTGTTGCTATACAAAAAATAGTAGAAAAATATAATTTGAACAATACAACAGACTATAAGATCAGCGTAGTTGGTGGCGATGAGAATCTAAGTTTAATCCATGCTGATTTATTAGAGGATACCAAAACGATGGTATATCTTTTACCTTATCGCTATGTTCAGTATTTTGGAGAACTCGGGTTATTAGAGGATCTTACATACAGTAAAAAACCATATGAAGATTATTTTTTTGAGGAGCTATGGTCCCTTGCGACGATAGAGGACAAGGTATTTGGCGTTCCTTTTCTCGGACATGCCATGGGCCTTATTTACAACAGGAACTTGTTGAATCAGGCAGAAGTTGATCCGGCTTCAATCGTTGATTTAGAAACTTTATTAGTAGCTCTTGAACAAATTGAGTCGAACACAGAGGCAAATGGCATAGGTCTTGTAGGGGCAGATCATAATGATGTGTCATGGATGGTCAACCAGTTCATTTACGGGTTCGGCGGCCAACTGGTAGATGTGGAAGGCACCAAAGTAATGATTAACAGTGAAGCAAGTAAGCGTGCCCTTAGTTTCTATAAAAATGATTTGGGTAGATATGCACAGGAGACATGGACAGATGATAATGGTGAGGATGTCATGGCATATTTTAGACAGGGTAAAATAGCTTTTGAGATTCAAGGACCATGGGGTATAACGGATATATGGAAAAACCAAGAACCCTTTGAAACCGGCGTCATACCACTAACGGATATTGGTATATATCCTGAGGTTGGACCGATGATGATATCAGTAGATCAGAAAATGGACGATAGTATGAAAGTAGCCATTCGGCCATTTGTTGAATTCTTGATTTCCAGAGAAGGTCAGAAGTTGATTCTAAAGGGAGAATACAGTCCGGAACATGACCGTTATTATCCATTCAGGTTACCAATTAGAAGAGACATGATTGATCGTGGTTATATGGAAGATTATCCGGAGTTTTACGGATTTTTATCTGGACTTGATCAACCGAGTGTGGATGTTCCTGTACCAAAATGGCAGAGGATAAAGGACCATTACTATGAGTCCGGTCTACACGATGTTATGAAGGAAAAGATAACAATCGAAGCATTTTTAACATGGATTGAAACAGAGGGGAATATAGTCTTAAATGACGCTAATAAGGGAGGCAATAAATGA
- a CDS encoding metal-sensing transcriptional repressor: MNEEQIKALNLLKTAKGQVAGVVTMLEEDRYCVDVSTQILAVQGLLKKANLLILEQHMNHCVKEAFESGSGDEKVKEIMKLLETYTK; this comes from the coding sequence TTGAATGAGGAACAAATAAAAGCCCTTAACCTATTAAAAACGGCAAAAGGCCAAGTGGCAGGTGTTGTTACTATGTTGGAAGAAGACCGTTACTGTGTGGATGTATCAACGCAGATATTAGCTGTACAAGGTCTATTGAAAAAAGCCAATCTATTAATACTAGAGCAACATATGAACCATTGTGTTAAAGAGGCTTTTGAATCCGGTTCCGGTGACGAAAAAGTCAAAGAAATCATGAAGCTTCTTGAAACATATACGAAGTAA
- a CDS encoding aminotransferase class V-fold PLP-dependent enzyme → MMKATKAWVEAQFPLIRHHASLVYLDSAATTQKPDQVINRISKYNRQEHANIHRGVYDLSQKATTAYDQVRQQVKYLISARRDEEIIFTKGTTESLNLIAYSYGMPMLSEGDEVVLSIAEHHSNILPWQQLVKNKKAVLKYLPVDIEGRIMESAIDTVITEKTKIVSVTMVSNAFGTLQPIASIIKRAHEVGAVVVLDGAQSVPHKKVDVKALDADFLVFSSHKMFGPTGVGALYGKYELLEKMMPYQTGGDMIEYVEEQTSTFAPIPQCFEAGTPNIEGIIGFGEAIRFIEQIGYDFIYKEEMRLTKYAYDQLSHLSHIQIYGPLNIEDRGPVISFNVEDVHPHDITTILDQDHIAIRAGHHCAQLLMKRIGLPSTCRVSFAIYNTTEDIDQLIESLKKVRKWLGYES, encoded by the coding sequence ATGATGAAGGCTACTAAAGCTTGGGTGGAAGCCCAATTCCCCTTAATAAGACATCATGCGTCTTTGGTTTATTTAGATAGTGCTGCTACGACCCAGAAACCGGACCAAGTGATTAACCGAATATCCAAATACAATAGGCAAGAACATGCTAATATTCATAGAGGCGTCTATGATCTTAGTCAAAAAGCGACAACGGCGTATGATCAGGTAAGGCAACAAGTTAAATACCTTATATCGGCACGAAGAGATGAGGAAATCATTTTTACAAAAGGCACAACAGAGAGTTTAAATCTAATCGCTTATAGCTATGGTATGCCCATGTTATCAGAGGGTGATGAAGTCGTCTTATCTATAGCAGAACATCATAGTAATATCTTGCCTTGGCAGCAATTGGTCAAAAATAAAAAAGCCGTGCTAAAGTATTTACCGGTGGATATAGAAGGCAGAATTATGGAAAGTGCCATAGATACAGTAATCACAGAGAAAACAAAGATTGTATCGGTAACGATGGTTTCCAATGCCTTTGGTACCCTTCAGCCCATTGCTTCGATCATTAAACGTGCCCATGAAGTTGGTGCCGTTGTGGTTTTAGACGGTGCCCAGAGTGTACCTCATAAAAAGGTAGACGTGAAAGCCTTAGACGCAGATTTTCTTGTTTTTTCATCTCATAAGATGTTTGGACCTACAGGCGTAGGTGCTTTGTATGGCAAATATGAGCTGTTAGAAAAAATGATGCCCTATCAAACAGGTGGGGATATGATTGAATATGTGGAGGAACAAACATCCACCTTTGCACCTATACCTCAGTGCTTTGAAGCAGGTACACCGAATATTGAGGGTATTATTGGTTTTGGTGAAGCCATTCGTTTTATTGAACAAATTGGGTATGATTTTATATACAAAGAAGAGATGCGACTGACAAAATACGCATATGATCAACTTAGTCACCTAAGTCACATTCAGATCTATGGGCCTCTTAATATTGAAGACAGAGGACCGGTGATTTCATTTAATGTGGAAGATGTTCATCCTCATGATATAACCACCATATTAGATCAAGATCATATTGCCATTCGAGCCGGGCATCATTGTGCCCAACTCTTAATGAAGCGCATAGGTCTCCCCAGTACCTGTCGCGTGAGTTTTGCAATCTACAATACGACAGAAGATATCGATCAGCTTATAGAAAGTTTGAAAAAGGTAAGGAAGTGGTTAGGTTATGAATCTTAG
- a CDS encoding heavy metal translocating P-type ATPase translates to MNDKKFDINGMTCTACALTIEKQLGKMEGVQSVAVNYATEQMQVTYDDKQLDIKAIQDAVVKVGYEAIDASKEEHQEDKDASSKAEKHLKYMERRLIISLIFTVPVFYLAMGPMVGLAVPSFLAGDMNILTMAFTQMLLTIPVMLVGEEFYRVGFKTLIKRAPNMDSLIAVGTSAGFIYGIFAIYRIIYGYGHGDMDLVHHYAHELYFESVAVIIALITLGKYLESRAKSKTSAAIKELMALTPDEAIVLVDGIEKTVPTTQVKVDDLLVIRPGSKIPVDGIVTEGHSTVDESMLTGESLPIEKGKEDKVIAGTMNQTGSFIFKATAVGDDTALAKIIHMVEDAQGTKAPIAKLADQISGYFVPVVILISLASFGIWLLLGYEFEFAFRIGISVLVISCPCALGLATPTAIMVGTGRGAKYGTLIKSGEALELMHKVQTVVFDKTGTLTNGKIEVADLNALDDETTLLTLAASVEKHSEHPLSQAILKYAESKGVSLNKVTDFDAVMGHGVTGTVDDIQVVIGNEKLMKDKDIDFAGHRDLINQYAKSGKTPILIAYHGKLQGVFGLADTIKPDAIRAVKQLQAMNIEVVMLTGDHQVTAEAIGQQLGVDKIYAQVLPGEKSDIVNSLKSGDKRVMMVGDGINDAVALVSADVGLAIGSGTDVAIESADVVLMKNEIMDVVTAIQLSKATIRNIKQNLFWAFIYNIIGIPIAAGVLYRGFDILLDPMIAAAAMSFSSVSVVMNALRLRGFKPKLVEDSFVNQNDVQMMHQNENQKEDNTQSEVTAVTQNKEDTKMNEKILTVEGMTCMHCVGRVDKALNGIEGVEDVQVDLEAKRAVVKTSQDISNAIFEEAVETAGYEVTEVKG, encoded by the coding sequence ATGAATGACAAGAAGTTTGATATTAACGGAATGACATGTACGGCTTGTGCCTTAACCATAGAAAAACAACTGGGAAAAATGGAAGGCGTACAGTCTGTAGCCGTGAATTATGCAACAGAGCAGATGCAAGTCACTTATGATGACAAACAACTGGATATTAAAGCCATACAAGATGCTGTGGTGAAGGTGGGTTATGAAGCGATAGATGCTTCAAAAGAGGAGCATCAAGAGGATAAGGATGCATCTTCTAAAGCTGAAAAACATCTGAAATATATGGAACGACGTTTGATTATATCCTTGATATTTACGGTGCCTGTATTCTATTTGGCTATGGGTCCTATGGTAGGACTGGCTGTACCTTCTTTTTTGGCCGGGGATATGAATATATTAACTATGGCTTTTACCCAGATGCTATTAACCATACCGGTTATGCTGGTTGGTGAGGAATTTTATCGTGTCGGGTTTAAGACCTTAATAAAACGAGCACCTAATATGGATTCATTAATAGCGGTAGGTACGAGCGCCGGGTTCATTTATGGTATTTTTGCAATCTATAGGATTATCTATGGTTATGGGCATGGCGATATGGACCTTGTCCATCATTATGCTCACGAGCTGTATTTTGAATCTGTAGCGGTTATTATTGCTTTGATTACTTTAGGTAAGTATCTAGAGTCCAGAGCAAAAAGTAAGACCAGTGCTGCCATCAAAGAACTTATGGCTCTAACGCCGGATGAAGCCATTGTGTTGGTGGATGGGATAGAAAAAACAGTTCCGACAACTCAAGTGAAAGTGGATGATTTGTTAGTCATTCGACCCGGATCCAAGATCCCTGTGGATGGTATCGTGACTGAGGGTCACTCGACGGTGGATGAATCGATGCTAACCGGTGAGAGCCTACCGATTGAAAAAGGAAAAGAAGATAAGGTTATAGCCGGCACCATGAATCAAACCGGTAGTTTTATTTTTAAAGCGACAGCTGTCGGAGATGATACGGCTTTGGCCAAAATCATACATATGGTTGAAGACGCCCAGGGAACAAAAGCTCCGATTGCAAAATTAGCGGATCAAATCAGCGGTTATTTTGTTCCGGTGGTCATCCTTATCAGTTTGGCGAGTTTTGGTATCTGGTTGCTTCTTGGCTATGAGTTTGAATTTGCCTTTAGAATTGGTATTTCAGTACTGGTTATTTCCTGTCCTTGTGCCCTTGGACTGGCCACACCAACAGCCATTATGGTGGGTACAGGCAGAGGTGCTAAATATGGAACCTTAATAAAAAGTGGTGAAGCCCTTGAACTTATGCATAAGGTTCAGACAGTTGTTTTTGATAAGACAGGTACCTTAACCAATGGCAAGATAGAAGTGGCAGATCTTAATGCTTTAGATGACGAGACTACCTTATTGACATTAGCAGCTTCGGTAGAGAAGCATTCCGAGCATCCACTCAGTCAAGCCATACTTAAATACGCTGAGTCTAAAGGTGTCAGCCTTAATAAAGTAACGGACTTTGACGCAGTCATGGGTCACGGTGTCACAGGAACAGTTGACGACATCCAAGTGGTTATTGGAAATGAAAAGTTGATGAAAGACAAAGACATTGATTTTGCAGGTCATAGGGACCTAATTAATCAATATGCGAAAAGTGGCAAAACCCCAATCCTTATTGCGTACCATGGGAAACTCCAAGGCGTTTTTGGTTTGGCAGACACGATTAAGCCAGATGCCATTAGAGCGGTTAAACAGCTTCAAGCGATGAACATTGAAGTGGTTATGTTAACGGGTGATCATCAGGTTACAGCTGAGGCGATTGGTCAGCAGCTTGGTGTGGATAAGATTTATGCTCAAGTATTACCGGGTGAAAAGTCAGACATCGTTAATAGTCTAAAATCCGGTGATAAAAGGGTGATGATGGTCGGTGACGGTATCAACGACGCCGTTGCTCTAGTAAGTGCTGACGTTGGTCTAGCCATAGGTAGTGGTACGGATGTTGCCATTGAGTCTGCGGATGTCGTCTTGATGAAGAACGAGATTATGGATGTGGTAACGGCTATTCAATTAAGTAAGGCTACTATTAGGAATATTAAACAGAACCTATTTTGGGCTTTTATTTATAATATTATTGGCATCCCCATAGCAGCAGGTGTATTATACAGAGGATTTGATATACTACTGGACCCAATGATTGCAGCTGCAGCTATGAGTTTTAGTTCCGTTTCAGTTGTGATGAACGCATTAAGACTTAGAGGGTTTAAGCCTAAATTAGTAGAGGATTCATTTGTGAATCAGAATGATGTTCAGATGATGCATCAAAATGAGAATCAAAAAGAAGACAACACACAATCAGAAGTAACAGCAGTAACGCAAAATAAGGAGGATACTAAGATGAATGAAAAAATACTAACAGTAGAAGGTATGACATGTATGCATTGTGTAGGCCGAGTTGATAAGGCATTAAATGGTATTGAAGGCGTTGAAGACGTGCAAGTTGATCTTGAAGCGAAACGTGCGGTTGTTAAAACCAGTCAAGATATTAGTAATGCAATATTTGAAGAAGCGGTTGAGACAGCAGGCTATGAAGTGACAGAAGTTAAAGGATAG
- the sufD gene encoding Fe-S cluster assembly protein SufD gives MYNKTLLDKILVQSKNKEQDQESRRISFERYEKEEFPIWKRLKIDKSTLPDYQKYNNQKTLMYRQEGLRVTPIHSQEVIFSNELLDKEYGPSIKHRTLTEAFSNTGTYINVDEGIKVTEPIIIQLPLNKDNPLLLDHHVIHAMKDSRVVVVLDYRDENVDGFHNGVINIIVEEGADVQVIKLQNFSKRTTHIFSGLALVKRDGKVTFNSIDLGSTLAVTDFSTYLQEENSEGVVESIYLGDGKSKMDLSYNMYHEGRRSESNILVKGALLHEAHKVFRGNLFFRKGAKKASGSEQEYVILLNETVKSDSIPALMCQEDDVQGEHAASAGQVDENKLFYLMSRGLTEKEAKQLIIMASFTPVIDQIPIEGLQEMLETEISIRLSS, from the coding sequence ATGTATAATAAAACATTATTAGATAAAATTCTGGTTCAAAGTAAGAACAAAGAACAAGACCAAGAAAGTAGAAGAATAAGCTTTGAGCGTTATGAAAAAGAAGAATTTCCAATCTGGAAGCGGTTAAAAATTGACAAATCGACGTTGCCGGATTATCAGAAATACAACAATCAAAAAACCTTAATGTACCGACAAGAAGGGCTTCGTGTGACACCCATACACAGTCAGGAAGTTATATTTTCAAATGAATTGTTAGACAAAGAGTATGGTCCAAGCATTAAGCATAGAACACTAACAGAAGCTTTTAGTAATACGGGCACTTATATAAATGTAGATGAAGGTATAAAAGTAACAGAACCCATCATCATTCAATTACCTCTTAATAAGGACAACCCACTTCTCTTAGACCATCATGTGATACATGCTATGAAAGATAGCCGCGTGGTCGTTGTGCTGGATTACCGGGATGAAAATGTAGATGGTTTTCATAACGGCGTGATTAATATAATTGTTGAAGAAGGCGCAGATGTTCAAGTTATTAAGTTACAGAATTTCTCTAAAAGAACCACCCACATTTTTAGTGGCTTAGCACTTGTTAAGAGAGATGGAAAAGTTACTTTTAACAGTATTGATCTAGGAAGTACACTAGCTGTAACAGATTTTTCCACCTACCTTCAAGAGGAGAACAGTGAAGGCGTCGTGGAGAGTATATATTTAGGTGATGGTAAAAGTAAAATGGATTTAAGTTATAATATGTATCATGAAGGAAGGCGTTCAGAAAGCAATATTCTTGTCAAAGGTGCTTTACTTCATGAAGCTCACAAGGTATTTAGGGGTAATCTGTTTTTTAGAAAAGGCGCTAAAAAAGCCAGCGGTTCCGAGCAAGAATATGTTATTTTATTAAATGAAACCGTTAAATCGGACTCGATACCGGCGCTCATGTGTCAGGAGGATGATGTTCAAGGTGAACATGCAGCCAGTGCCGGTCAAGTAGATGAGAACAAACTTTTTTATCTAATGAGCCGTGGACTAACAGAAAAAGAAGCGAAACAGCTGATTATCATGGCATCCTTTACACCTGTAATTGATCAAATACCGATCGAAGGACTTCAAGAGATGTTGGAAACAGAAATCAGTATAAGACTATCATCCTAA
- the sufU gene encoding Fe-S cluster assembly sulfur transfer protein SufU, which produces MNLSDIYTELIMEHNQSKHNKGRLEDADQSARGHNPNCGDDLTVHIKVEEDRLIDIRYEGFGCAISEASASIMIDLIKGLTLDAARTKILTFMGMIKDEVDEEEALEVLEDASILANIKNMPARVKCAVLAWHALEEAMKKVG; this is translated from the coding sequence ATGAATCTTAGTGATATATATACGGAATTAATTATGGAACACAATCAAAGCAAGCATAACAAAGGCAGATTGGAAGATGCAGACCAATCTGCAAGAGGTCATAACCCAAATTGCGGGGATGATTTGACCGTTCATATTAAAGTAGAAGAAGATAGGCTCATCGATATTCGGTATGAAGGATTTGGATGTGCTATTTCTGAAGCTTCTGCTTCTATTATGATTGACTTGATAAAAGGTCTAACGCTAGATGCTGCCCGTACGAAGATTTTAACGTTTATGGGTATGATCAAAGATGAAGTGGATGAGGAAGAAGCCCTTGAAGTGCTGGAAGATGCATCAATCTTAGCGAATATTAAGAACATGCCGGCAAGGGTGAAGTGTGCAGTGTTGGCTTGGCATGCCTTGGAGGAAGCCATGAAGAAGGTGGGGTGA
- a CDS encoding HD-GYP domain-containing protein, which yields MRKILIVDDSSTDRMIVSNLLSDYHVLMACDGLEAMRILEEVPDIDLIVLDLNMPNMNGFEVLTALNDNPSYKNIVTIILTNFDETENEIRGLNLGAVDYIRKPLNLESLKKRIEVHLSLKEAKKRIEEHNEQLEEIVANRTDELVYTRDTTIHALIGLLEVRNLESSNHTIRTQWMMKRLCEHLKTKSTFSNILDDDYINELFKTAPLHDIGKVGIPDSILLKPGRLNQDEFEIMKKHVTYGVEALSHHTGDGKLTPSFIKTAIDIVGNHHEKYNGKGYPKGLAGDSIPLPGRLMAIIDVYDALTSKRVYKDAYTHEEAIEMIGKESGQHFDPKIVSSFLEIQYDILEISREYRQELS from the coding sequence ATGAGAAAAATATTAATTGTAGATGATTCCAGCACGGACAGAATGATCGTTAGTAATCTACTGAGTGATTACCATGTTTTGATGGCGTGTGACGGTCTTGAAGCCATGAGGATACTCGAAGAGGTCCCAGACATAGACTTGATTGTTCTGGACCTAAATATGCCCAATATGAATGGCTTTGAGGTTCTTACAGCTCTTAATGATAACCCTAGTTATAAAAATATTGTAACCATTATACTCACTAATTTTGATGAGACGGAAAATGAAATTAGAGGTTTGAATCTTGGCGCCGTCGATTATATACGTAAACCATTGAATTTGGAATCATTAAAGAAAAGGATTGAAGTCCATCTCAGTCTTAAAGAAGCCAAAAAAAGAATTGAAGAACATAATGAACAATTAGAAGAAATCGTAGCCAATCGTACGGATGAGCTGGTTTATACAAGAGATACCACCATCCATGCCCTCATAGGTCTGTTAGAAGTCAGGAACCTAGAATCTTCGAATCACACCATTAGAACACAATGGATGATGAAACGTCTTTGTGAGCACTTAAAAACCAAAAGTACTTTCTCCAACATTTTAGATGATGATTATATCAATGAACTTTTTAAAACAGCCCCACTTCATGATATTGGTAAAGTCGGCATTCCAGACTCCATATTACTTAAGCCCGGTCGGCTGAATCAAGATGAATTTGAGATTATGAAAAAGCATGTGACCTATGGGGTGGAAGCACTTAGTCACCATACCGGTGATGGTAAATTGACACCAAGCTTCATTAAGACAGCCATTGATATTGTAGGTAACCATCATGAAAAGTATAACGGAAAGGGTTATCCAAAAGGTTTAGCAGGAGATTCGATTCCTTTGCCGGGTAGGTTAATGGCAATTATTGATGTTTATGATGCACTAACGAGTAAGCGTGTATATAAGGATGCGTACACACATGAGGAAGCCATTGAAATGATTGGAAAAGAAAGCGGTCAACATTTTGATCCCAAAATTGTAAGCAGTTTTCTAGAAATACAATATGATATCTTAGAAATATCTAGGGAGTATAGGCAAGAGTTGTCTTAG
- the sufB gene encoding Fe-S cluster assembly protein SufB yields the protein MERKRTVIEDVDRGVYDIKNEDIAAYKSEAGLTEAIIRDISREKKEPEWMTDFRLRSLEIFNSKPVPTWGADLSELNMDDIVTYVRPKSDMKASWDDVPEDIKNTFDRLGIPKAERESLAGVGAQYDSEVVYHSIQDNLLKQGVIYTDMETAVREHEDIVKAYFMKLVRPHDHKFAALHGAVWSGGSFVYVPEGVEVKFPLQSYFRLNAPGAGQFEHTLIIVEKGASLHFIEGCSAPKYDVVNLHAGCVELNVKEGAKLRYSTIENWSRNMYNLNTKRSIVDKDGTMEWVSGSFGSRVSMLYPMSILRGERARCEFTGITFAGQGQYLDTGSKVIHAAPYTTSNINSKSISKDGGHAFYRGLMRVTSGAHHCKSTVSCESLMLDNLSVSDTLPIIELANDDIDIGHEAKIGRISDEAIFYLMSRGISEVEAKAMIVRGFVEPITKELPLEYAVELNQLINLEFEGSIG from the coding sequence ATGGAAAGAAAGAGAACCGTAATTGAAGACGTGGATCGTGGCGTCTATGATATAAAAAATGAGGATATTGCCGCTTATAAGTCTGAAGCAGGGCTTACTGAAGCGATTATCCGGGATATATCAAGAGAAAAAAAAGAACCGGAATGGATGACAGATTTTAGGCTTAGGTCACTTGAGATATTTAATAGTAAGCCGGTACCGACTTGGGGTGCCGATCTTAGTGAACTAAATATGGATGACATCGTCACTTATGTTAGGCCAAAATCAGATATGAAAGCATCTTGGGATGATGTTCCGGAAGATATTAAGAATACCTTTGATCGACTGGGCATACCCAAAGCGGAACGTGAATCTTTAGCTGGGGTAGGCGCCCAATATGATTCTGAAGTGGTCTACCATAGTATTCAAGACAATCTGCTAAAGCAGGGTGTCATTTATACAGATATGGAAACGGCGGTTAGAGAGCATGAAGACATCGTTAAAGCTTATTTTATGAAGTTGGTAAGACCGCATGACCATAAATTTGCTGCCCTACATGGTGCGGTATGGTCCGGTGGATCTTTTGTATACGTACCCGAAGGTGTTGAAGTGAAATTCCCTCTACAGTCCTATTTTAGATTGAATGCACCGGGAGCCGGTCAGTTCGAGCATACCTTAATCATTGTAGAAAAAGGCGCCAGTTTACACTTTATTGAAGGTTGTTCAGCGCCTAAGTATGATGTAGTGAACCTGCATGCCGGTTGTGTTGAGTTGAATGTTAAAGAAGGGGCCAAATTGCGCTATTCAACCATAGAAAACTGGTCTAGAAATATGTACAATCTGAACACCAAAAGATCGATAGTGGATAAAGACGGTACCATGGAATGGGTTTCCGGATCCTTTGGTTCAAGGGTTTCGATGCTCTATCCAATGAGCATATTAAGAGGTGAAAGAGCAAGGTGTGAATTTACAGGCATAACTTTTGCAGGACAAGGTCAATACCTAGACACCGGTTCTAAGGTTATACATGCAGCACCTTATACGACTTCGAACATCAATTCTAAGTCCATATCAAAAGATGGGGGACATGCTTTTTATAGAGGTTTGATGCGGGTGACGTCAGGAGCCCATCATTGTAAATCCACGGTATCTTGTGAATCCTTGATGTTGGATAATTTATCGGTTTCAGATACTTTGCCCATCATAGAACTTGCCAATGATGACATTGATATCGGTCATGAAGCCAAAATCGGACGCATCAGTGATGAGGCCATCTTCTACCTAATGTCCCGTGGTATTAGTGAAGTGGAGGCCAAAGCTATGATCGTTAGAGGTTTTGTTGAACCCATAACCAAAGAGCTGCCTCTGGAATATGCAGTAGAATTAAATCAACTGATCAATCTGGAATTTGAAGGCAGCATTGGATAG